The following DNA comes from Photobacterium sp. DA100.
AGTTTCGTCCAAGACGAATGGCAATCGAGTGGAAAGGTGCTGACTCTGTGGTCAGCGAAATTGCACGCCGGCCTCCGGTGGAAGCCTGCTGCGCGACCTCTTTGATCAGGCCGCGCTCCAGCAGTTGGCGGGTGATTTTAGTAACACTTGCAGGTGCAAGCTGACTGACATCAGCTACCTGGATTCGCGATATAGGGCCTTGCAAGTCGATGAGCCGGTAAACAGCTGCACTATTTAGCTGCTTTACCAGATCAACATTACCAATTTGTCCGCCTGTCATAGTTAATTCTGCTCGTATTCACCGTTAACAACAGTCGCCCGAACCTTGTAGTCACGATCAAAAATAGCCAGGTTTGCAACCATGCCTTTTTTGATGGCACCCAGTTTCTGATCAACGCCAATCGCGCGAGCAGGGTAGAGGGTTGCCATGCGAATCGCTTCGTCCAGGGCGATACCTGCATGCTCGACACTGTTCTGAACTGCTTCGATCATAGTCAGTGCCGAACCGCCAAGTGTGCCATTTTCATCAACGCACTTGCCATCACGGTAATATACTTTCTTGCCGACAAAAATAAAGTGATCAATGTCTGCTCCTGCAGGTGCAGTTGCATCGGTGACCAAAACAAGTTTGTCGCCCTTCATGCGGTGCGCCATGCGAATGTTGGCATAATCGACGTGGAAACCGTCGGCAATCACTCCGGTATACACCTCTGGCGTGTCGTAGATAGCCCCGACCATTCCCGGTTCACGGCCAGCAATCGGTGTCATGGCATTGAACAGGTGGGTGGCAAAGGTGATGCCCGAGGCAAAGCCTTTGCGGGCTTCTACGTAGGTTGCATTGGTGTGGCCAGCTGAAACGACGATACCAGCCTCGACCAACTGCTCGATATGGCGGTGGTCGTTTTGCTCAGGGGCCAAGGTGACTTTGGTGACTACATCGGCGTTGTCGCAGATGGTGTTGATCATCTCGTTGTCAGAGCGACGGATATGATCAACCGAGTGGATACCTTTCTTCATCACATTGAGGTAAGGCCCTTCCAGGTGCAAGCCCAGCGAATGGTTTTGGTATTTGCTCTGGTACTCACGCTCGGCAGCAATAGCGGCTTTCATGTCTTCGTCAGAAGAGGTGATAAGCGTCGGTAGGAAGCTGGTGCAGCCTGATTTCAGGTTGGCACGGTGCATGGTGTGGATTGTATCGGCATTGACTTCGTCGTTGAGCATGACGCCGCCACAACCGTTGAGCTGAAGGTCGATGAAGCCAGGTGTGAGGTTGGCACCATCGAGGTCACGGATTTCGATATCCGCAGGTAGTTCTGATGCTGGGCAGACCGCGTGAATGTTCACGCCGTCAATAATGACGGCGTGGTTATTCAGCACATCGCTACCGGTGAAGATACGGCAATTGGTTAGCGCGTACATGAATAACTCCTTAATTACAGGTGCTTGATGTTTTTGGCTTCTAGCTCTTGGAAATACTTGACTGTCTTCACTTTCAGCTCTTGGGTTGAAGGCTCATCACATACAATCAGCGATTTAGGGTGAAGCTGAAGCGCAGAGACTGTCCATAGGTGGTTGACCGAACCTTCAACCGCAGCCTGCAGGGCCAGTGCCTTGTTGTGGCCTGTTACCAGGATCATGATTTCCGCGGAATCTAGCAGCGTACCGACACCGATAGTCAGTGCGTACTTAGGTACCTGGTTGATATCGCCATCGAAGAAACGGGAGTTCGCGATGCGGGTATCTTCCGTTAGGGTCTTGATACGGGTACGAGAAGCCAGGGAAGAAGCTGGCTCGTTGAATGCGATGTGACCGTCGTTGCCGACGCCACCCATAAATAGGTTAATTTTGCCGTATGACTTAATTTTGTCTTCGTAACGTTGACACTCTGCTTCGTGATCTTCAGCATTACCATTTAGCAAATTGATATTTTCTTCTTGAATATCAATGTGATTGAAGAAGTTGTTGTACATGAAGCTGCGGTATGACTCAGGGTGATCAGCTGGGATGCCAATGTATTCGTCCATGTTGAAGGTGACAACATGCTTGAAACTTACTTCACCGGCTTGATAAAGCTCGATAAGGCGTTTGTAAGTTGCTAGCGGGGTGCCACCTGTCGGTAGGCCCAGGACAAAAGGACGTTCCGCTGTTGGCTTAAATTTGTTAATACGATCAGCAATATAGCGAGCCGACCACAAACCTACATCTTTAGCTTCATTCAGTGGGATTAGTCTCACAGTGACACCTCATTCCATATGTAAATTACAATTAAATCATAGCGTGTTATCGCATTTGTTTTGCATGATAAAATAAGTTTTATGATCGAGCTAGCAAAATCGCCTGTCAATTGCTCTTACTGGTGACTGAGATCACAAATGATGACGTTTTAATTTGCGGGGCGAAATAAAATTCTTAAACTGCAAGTAACTTAATCGGGTAACTAAAATAAGTTATCTAACATCGAATCTAAGAAAACCATAGGGGGAACTAAGGGTGAATATTCTTGGATATTTTCAAAAAGTAGGTAAAGCGTTGATGGTGCCAGTCGCCACGCTGCCTGCAGCTGCAATTCTAATGGGTATTGGTTACTGGATTGATCCAAACGGCTGGGGTGCCAACAGTGCACTGGCTGCCTTCTTGATCAAAGCGGGCGCCGCAATCATCGATAACATGTCAGTACTGTTTGCAGTGGGTGTTGCTTACGGTATGTCCAAAGATAAGGACGGTGCGGCAGCACTATCCGGTTTCGTTGGTTTCCTTGTTGTTACTACTCTACTTTCTCCTGGCGCAGTTGCTCAAATCCAAGGGATTGACGCAAGTGCAGTGCCTGCGGCCTTTGGTAAGATCAACAACCAGTTTGTTGGTATCTTAGTCGGTATCGTATCCGCTGAGATCTACAACCGCTTCTCGCATGTTGAGCTGCACAAAGCGCTTGCATTCTTCTCTGGTAAGCGCCTGGTACCTATCCTGACTTCTTTCGCCGGTATCTTTATTGCGTTCGTACTGATGTACGTCTGGCCAACAGTATACGGTGGTCTGGTATCCTTCGGTGAAGGTATCCAGGGCATGGGCGAACTTGGTGCTGGTATCTACGCATTCTTCAACCGTCTATTGATCCCTGTGGGTCTTCACCACGCACTGAACTCAGTATTCTGGTTCGATGTAGCGGGTATTAATGATATCCCTAACTTCCTAGGCGGTGCTAAGTCAATTGCTGAAGGCGTAGCAACCCCGGGTGTGACTGGTATGTACCAGGCTGGCTTCTTCCCAATCATGATGTTTGGTCTTCCTGGTGCAGCTCTAGCTATCTACCACACTGCTAAGGCGAAGAACAAAGAGAAAGTTGCTTCAATTATGATTGCTGCTGGTTTCGCTTCTTTCTTCACTGGTGTAACTGAGCCGCTAGAATTCTCATTCATGTTCTTAGCTCCAGGCCTATACGTTCTTCACGCATTCCTTGCGGGTATCTCTGTATACATCGCAGCATCAATGCAGTGGATTGCTGGTTTCGGTTTCTCTGCAGGTCTGGTTGATATGGTTCTATCAACGCGTAACCCGCTAGCAACTAACTGGTACATGCTGATTGTTCAAGGTCTGGTATTCTTCGGCCTGTACTACGCAATCTTCCGTACGGTTATTGTTAAGTTCAACCTGAAGACTCCTGGTCGTGAAGACGAAGATGAAGCTGCTTCTGAAGTAGCTGGTTCTCAGGAAACAGGTGAGCTAGCTAAGCAGTACATCGTAGCTCTAGGCGGTGTATCCAACCTAGAAAACATCGATGCATGTATCACTCGTCTACGTCTAACTCTGAAAGACAGCAGCCTTGCTGATGAGAAGACGCTGAAAGCACTAGGTGCAATGGGTGTGGTGAAACTAGGCTCTAACAACCTACAGGTTATCCTTGGCCCACTAGCTGAAATCGTTGCGGGCGAGATGAAAAAAGTTTCTCCGAACGAAGACCTATCAGCGGTAAAACTTCCTTAATGACTTAGTCCTAAGTCATAGCTAACGACCCTATCGGCCTCCATTCGGAGGCCGATATTGATTCAGACTCAGCAATCACCTGTTACCCCACACCTACACAGCCATTTCTACCTTGCCGGCGATGCCGGGACTTCAAGGGTGATTCTTAGTGCGTGCGGTTTCAGATCATTGTTATGTTTGTTTGCCTGGGAGGGTACCAATGGTTGGTACTGCCTCGGGATTTCGGGATAAGGAGTTACTCGTGAAAACATTCAAATTAAGCCTATTAGCCTCTGTGGTTGCCATGGCAGCCACCGGTTGCAGTTCTGACTCAACGCGTTCAAATGTCCAGGCTGATCAGCAAGTGGCTGACGCGTTGGCAGCGAACTTGGGGGTGAATTACCAAGTGGTCACCAATCACGGGGCAAACGAAGGACTGAAATGCCGTGAACTGGCCGCTGAGTGGGCATCGTGTGATTTGATTAACCTGACGCTGACCAACAATGGCCCGGCTCTGAATGATACTGACTGGAAAATCTACTTCCACAGTATCCGTATGATCCTGGATGTTCAGAATGAGCAGTTCAAGGTGACCCATATCACCGGCGATTTGCATACTTTGGAGCCGACGGACAAGTTTCAGGGTTTTGTTGCCGATGAAAGCGTGGTGATCCCGTATATCGGCGAGTATTGGACGCTGTTTGAAAATGATTACATGCCGCGAGCCTACGTCGTGGCAGGCGATTCCGAGCCGAAGACACTGAAAAGCATGGACAGCGAAGACCCGTCGACTTACCTATCGGCAATTGATGGCGAGAACTGGAAGCGTACCCCGGCAGACAACAATACCTTGGCAACAGCCCAGTCTCGCTTCGAGAAAAACAGCGATGTTGATTTGCTGGCCAAGGAAGAGTTGGTCGGAACCATTATCCCGACCCCGTTGGAAACCCGTTTGACTGGCGGTACGGTTTCATTGGCGGATGGCATCAGCATTGACAACCGGGCCTTGCCGACAGCAATGCTCGAAGCTGCGACGGATCGCATGACTACCCTTGGCGTGAATACGCAAGGGCAGTACCCGGTGAAGCTGGTATTGGACCCGCAGCGCTTCGATAAGACCAATAAGGTCTCTGGTGCCTACCAGCTCGAAGTCAGCAAAGGCAGCACCGTGATCACGGGGTATGATTACCAGGGTGCTTTCTATGGCTTGCAGTCACTGATGTCGCTGATGGGAACCGGTACCGAGCAGACAATTCCCAGTGTGAAGGTCACGGATGCACCTCGCTTTGACTACCGTGGGGTGATGGTCGATGTCGGCCGTAACTTCCACTCTAAAGAAGCGATTTTGCGTACGCTTGACCAGATGGCTGCGTACAAGCTGAACAAGTTCCATTTCCACCTGACAGACGATGAAGGCTGGCGTATCGAGATCCCGGGCTTGCCTGAATTAACAGACATCGGCGGTCAGCGCTGCCATGACTTGTCAGAAACCTCTTGTCTGTTGCCGCAGCTGGGCTCGGGACCGGATAGCAATAACTTCGGTTCGGGTTTCTACAGCAAGCAGGACTATCTTGAGATCCTGGAATATGCCAAAGCGCGCGGTATTGAGGTGATCCCGGAAATTGATATGCCGGCCCACTCACGCGCAGCGGTTGTTGCGATGGAAGCGCGCTATCAGCGCCTGGCGGCAGAGGGCAATTTGGCTGCGGCAAACCAGTACCGCCTGATGGATCCGCAAGATACCTCCAATGTCACCACGGTGCAGTTCTACGACAAGCGCAGCTTCATCAACCCATGTATGGATTCTTCGCTGAACTTTGTCGACAAGGTGATCACTGAAATGGCGGCGATGCACCAGCAAGCGGGCATGCCGTTGAACACTTGGCATTTCGGCGGTGACGAAGCCAAGAACATCAAACTAGGAGCCGGCTTCCAGGATATCAATGCTACCGACAAGGTCGAGTGGAAAGGTGATCTGGACCTGTCGCAGCAAGACAAGCCGTTTGCTAAATCGCCAATGTGCCAGCGGGCAATTGCAGATGGTGTCGTGTCGGATTACGCCCACCTGCCAAGCTACTTCGCCGAAAAAGTCAGCAAGGTGGTGGCAGAGAAGGGCATCGCGAACTTCCAGGCATGGCAAGACGGACTGAAGTATTCCGAAGATGCCAATGCGTTTGCCACCGACAATGTCCGGGTGAATTTTTGGGATGTGCTTTATTGGGGCGGCGGTGCATCCGCTTACGACTGGGCAGCGAAGGGGTATGATCTGATTGTCTCGAACCCGGACTATGTCTACATGGATATGCCTTATGAAGTAGATCCGCAGGAGCGCGGTTACTATTGGGCAACCCGGGCGACAGATACCCGTAAGATGTTTGGTTTTGCGCCGGAAAACCTGCCACAGAATGCCGAAACCTCGGTTGACCGCGACGGTAACGGTTTTGCCAGCAAGGGTACTGCCGAGTTTGATGGCTTCCATGGCATGTCTGCCCAGCTATGGAGTGAAACGGTCCGCACCGACGAGCAGTATGAATACATGGTTTTCCCACGGGTGCTGGCGGCGGCAGAGCGTGCTTGGCACCGGGCAAGCTGGGAGCGTGACTACCAGCCGGGGGTGGAGTACAGCCAGGCGACTCGGTATGTCGACAAGGCATCACTGCATGGAGACTGGGCCCGTTTTGCCAATTTGCTAGGCCAGCGGGAGCTTGCCAAGCTGGACGCGGCAGGGATCCAATACCGTGTACCGGTACCGGGTGCCAAATTAGAAGCCGGTATTTTGCATATGAACATCAGCATGCCGGGCCTGGCACTGCAGTACTCGACTGATGCCGGTGCTACGTGGCAGGCCTACGATGCCAACCGTAAACCAGCAGTATCCGGTGATGTAGAGGTGCGGGCAGTGAGCGCAGATGGCAAGCGCTTCAGCCGTTCTGTTGCGCTATAAATTATTCGCTAAAAATCATGATTGGCGGGGTAAACCCCGCCAGTTTCGGCCGATTCTATTTGTTACCCCGCACGATTGCGGGGTTTTTTTATTCATATCGACAAACAATGTACACTATTTGTTGAGTCGGCCCCTATATTTATGGATCATAGGGGACTTAAAAATCCTGTAAGCACACGAGGTGTAATTGATGAGTGAATCTGAAGCTCGTCCAACTAACTTTATCCGCCAGATCATTGATGCGGATTTAGCAAGTGGCAAACATACAAGCGTACATACCCGATTCCCGCCGGAGCCAAATGGCTACCTGCATATCGGCCATGCGAAATCTATTTGTTTGAACTTCGGTATTGCTCAGGACTATCAGGGTCAATGTAATCTTCGCTTCGATGATACTAACCCTGAGAAAGAAGACATCGAATACGTTGAGTCTATTAAGAACGATGTTAACTGGTTGGGCTTTGAGTGGAGCGGTGAGATTTGTTACTCGTCGAACTACTTCGATAAGCTATACGGGTTTGCTATTGAATTGATTAATAAAGGCTTAGCGTACGTTGATGAGCTAAGTCCAGAGCAGATGCGCGAATACCGTGGCACCCTTACCGAAGCCGGTAAGCACAGCCCATACCGTGATCGCAGCGTAGAAGAAAACCTTGAGCTGTTCGAAAAAATGAAGAACGGCGAGGTGGAAGAAGGCAAGATGTGCCTTCGTGCCAAAATCGATATGTCTTCACCATTTATGGTGATGCGTGATCCGGTAATCTACCGTGTCCGTTTTGCGACTCACCACCAGACTGGTGACAAGTGGTGCATCTACCCGATGTACGACTTCACCCACTGTATTTCTGATGCGCTGGAGGGCATTACGCACTCTATCTGTACATTGGAATTCATGGACAACCGTCGCCTGTACGATTGGGTACTGGAGAACATCACCATTGATTGCCAGCCGCGCCAGTACGAGTTCAGCCGCCTGAACCTGGAATACACGGTGATGTCCAAGCGTAAGCTTAACCAGTTGGTGACAGAGAACCTGGTTAACGGTTGGGATGACCCACGTATGCCGACTATCTCTGGCTTGCGTCGCCGTGGTTTCACGCCAGCATCAATTCGTGAGTTCTGTAAGCGTATCGGTGTGACCAAGCAAGATAACACTATCGAGATGAGCTCGTTGGAATCGTGCATCCGTGATGATCTGAACGAGAACGCACCACGTGCGATGGCCGTGCTGGATCCGGTGAAGGTTGTGATCGAAAACTTCGATGGCGATGCCGAAATGCTGGATGTGGCCAACCACCCGAACAAGCCTGAGATGGGCAGCCGCCAAGTACCGTTCACCCGTGAACTGTATATCGAACGCGAAGACTTCCGCGAAGAAGCGAACAAGAAGTACAAGCGCTTGGTGCTGGGTAAAGAAGTCCGTTTGCGTGGCGCATACGTGATCAAAGCTGAGCGTATCGAGAAAGACGAAGACGGTAACATCACGACTATCTTCTGTACTTACGATAACGAAACCCTAGGCAAGAACCCTGCCGATGGCCGTAAGGTCAAAGGCGTGATCCACTGGGTATCTGCCGAGCAGGGTATCCCGGCTGAAATCCGTTTGTACGACCGTCTATTTACTGTACCAAACCCTGGTGCCGCCGATGACTTCGTCTCTGTGATTAACCCAGAATCACTGACCGTGATGAAAGGTGTGGTTGAGCCTTCATTGGTTGATGCCGAAGCAGAGAAGGCATTCCAGTTTGAACGTATGGGTTACTTCTGTGCAGACAGCAAAGATTCTTCGAAAGAGAAGCTGGTCTTTAACCGTACTGTAGGCCTGCGTGATACTTGGGCAAAAATTGGCGACTAAGCCGGTATTAGCCCGATATGAAAAAACCAGCCCAAGGGCTGGTTTTTTTATGTTATCCAACAAGAACGGTTCGGCTGATTGAGTGGCCAAGTGTTGAGCTCCTGGCCTTATTGTTTTTTACTTGGGCCTAATTATTTCTTGTCGTGCAAGGTATCGTCTTCTTGGCAATTGCCTTCCATACAGTGACCATATAGGTACAGGCTGTGGTTGGTCAGGCGAACGTTGAAGCTAGAAGCGATTTCTTTTTGACGTTCTTCGATAATTTCGTCAGAGAATTCAATAACTTTGCCACAGTCGAGGCAAACCAGGTGGTCATGGTGATGTTGTGTTGCGAGTTCGAACACAGACTTACCACCTTCAAAATGGTGACGCGTTACAATGCCGGCATCGTCGAATTGGTTCAAAACGCGGTATACCGTCGCCAAGCCAATTTCTTCACCGATATCGATTAGCTTCTTGTACAAGTCTTCAGCACTGATATGCTGGCAATCCGGCTGTTGTAGCACTTCCAGAATTTTAAGGCGTGGAAGGGTTACTTTCAGGCCAGCTTGTTTTAGTGCGTGATTGTTATCTGACATTGGAGTTTCCTATTGGCTACCCGCACCCTCATGATACGGTAGTCTTTCTCTTCTTCCCTCATTATAAGTGACCACAAGGTAACAATAAACCTCAAAACGGGTCAATCTTGCTGATATCTAACTTTTCTTTTTGTTGCGCAGATGTTGTCAAGATGTACGGTGGCGAGTTAGGATTGGCTCATCGTACCAGCCACAAGGGAATATTGCCGTGTATCGATTCTTCCGGCCGCCAATCGTCAAGTTTGCCCTTAATCTGTGGCCTCCTTTTTGGGGGGCGGGGATACGTATTGTCCGTATTTCTGAGGATTTTCGCCAAGTCAGGATCCAGTTAAAGTTAAAATGGTGGAATAAAAATGCTAATCGTACTCAATACGGAGGTAGCATTTTTTCGCTGACGGATCCGGTGTATGCCCTGATGCTGATAGGGATCCTCGGTAAAGAATATTATGTTTGGGATAAACAGGCCGAAATTCATTATCTCAAACCCGGCAATACCGACCTGTTTGCCGACTTTTTGATCAGCGAAGATCAGCTTGGACAGATCCGGGCTGCGACAGCCAGTGGGGACAAATACTTTCCTGAATTTGTGGTACAGGTGAAAAACACCCAAGGAGAAGTGGTGTCACAGGTGAGGCGGGTGTTGTATGTCCGTAAAAAGCCACAGTATCGCGCGATTTGTGAAGATGGCGAAAAAGATCCGCTCGAGGAGCCGCGGGCGATAACCTAGATAAAAAATGCCGGGCATAAAGCCCGGCATATCGGTTTCTAACGCTTGGGATGATCAGTCATCTAGCTCGGCTAGGCACATTTCATCATAAACCTGGTTTACCCACTTCTGAACTCGCTCTTCAGTCAGTTCAGGCTGGCGGTCTTCGTCGACGCACAGGCCAACAAAGTGATTGTCATCGACTAGGGCTTTTGACGCTTCGAACTCAAAACCTTCGGTAGAGAAGTGGCCAACGATTGTCGCGCCACGGCCTTCGACGATTTCACGTACCGTGCCCATCGCGTCGCAGAAATACTCAGCGTAGTCTTCCTGATCACCACAACCAAAGATAGCAACCAGTTTGGTTGAGAAGTCGATTTGCTCCAGCTCAG
Coding sequences within:
- the nagA gene encoding N-acetylglucosamine-6-phosphate deacetylase, producing MYALTNCRIFTGSDVLNNHAVIIDGVNIHAVCPASELPADIEIRDLDGANLTPGFIDLQLNGCGGVMLNDEVNADTIHTMHRANLKSGCTSFLPTLITSSDEDMKAAIAAEREYQSKYQNHSLGLHLEGPYLNVMKKGIHSVDHIRRSDNEMINTICDNADVVTKVTLAPEQNDHRHIEQLVEAGIVVSAGHTNATYVEARKGFASGITFATHLFNAMTPIAGREPGMVGAIYDTPEVYTGVIADGFHVDYANIRMAHRMKGDKLVLVTDATAPAGADIDHFIFVGKKVYYRDGKCVDENGTLGGSALTMIEAVQNSVEHAGIALDEAIRMATLYPARAIGVDQKLGAIKKGMVANLAIFDRDYKVRATVVNGEYEQN
- the nagB gene encoding glucosamine-6-phosphate deaminase: MRLIPLNEAKDVGLWSARYIADRINKFKPTAERPFVLGLPTGGTPLATYKRLIELYQAGEVSFKHVVTFNMDEYIGIPADHPESYRSFMYNNFFNHIDIQEENINLLNGNAEDHEAECQRYEDKIKSYGKINLFMGGVGNDGHIAFNEPASSLASRTRIKTLTEDTRIANSRFFDGDINQVPKYALTIGVGTLLDSAEIMILVTGHNKALALQAAVEGSVNHLWTVSALQLHPKSLIVCDEPSTQELKVKTVKYFQELEAKNIKHL
- the nagE gene encoding N-acetylglucosamine-specific PTS transporter subunit IIBC, coding for MNILGYFQKVGKALMVPVATLPAAAILMGIGYWIDPNGWGANSALAAFLIKAGAAIIDNMSVLFAVGVAYGMSKDKDGAAALSGFVGFLVVTTLLSPGAVAQIQGIDASAVPAAFGKINNQFVGILVGIVSAEIYNRFSHVELHKALAFFSGKRLVPILTSFAGIFIAFVLMYVWPTVYGGLVSFGEGIQGMGELGAGIYAFFNRLLIPVGLHHALNSVFWFDVAGINDIPNFLGGAKSIAEGVATPGVTGMYQAGFFPIMMFGLPGAALAIYHTAKAKNKEKVASIMIAAGFASFFTGVTEPLEFSFMFLAPGLYVLHAFLAGISVYIAASMQWIAGFGFSAGLVDMVLSTRNPLATNWYMLIVQGLVFFGLYYAIFRTVIVKFNLKTPGREDEDEAASEVAGSQETGELAKQYIVALGGVSNLENIDACITRLRLTLKDSSLADEKTLKALGAMGVVKLGSNNLQVILGPLAEIVAGEMKKVSPNEDLSAVKLP
- a CDS encoding beta-N-acetylhexosaminidase, whose translation is MVGTASGFRDKELLVKTFKLSLLASVVAMAATGCSSDSTRSNVQADQQVADALAANLGVNYQVVTNHGANEGLKCRELAAEWASCDLINLTLTNNGPALNDTDWKIYFHSIRMILDVQNEQFKVTHITGDLHTLEPTDKFQGFVADESVVIPYIGEYWTLFENDYMPRAYVVAGDSEPKTLKSMDSEDPSTYLSAIDGENWKRTPADNNTLATAQSRFEKNSDVDLLAKEELVGTIIPTPLETRLTGGTVSLADGISIDNRALPTAMLEAATDRMTTLGVNTQGQYPVKLVLDPQRFDKTNKVSGAYQLEVSKGSTVITGYDYQGAFYGLQSLMSLMGTGTEQTIPSVKVTDAPRFDYRGVMVDVGRNFHSKEAILRTLDQMAAYKLNKFHFHLTDDEGWRIEIPGLPELTDIGGQRCHDLSETSCLLPQLGSGPDSNNFGSGFYSKQDYLEILEYAKARGIEVIPEIDMPAHSRAAVVAMEARYQRLAAEGNLAAANQYRLMDPQDTSNVTTVQFYDKRSFINPCMDSSLNFVDKVITEMAAMHQQAGMPLNTWHFGGDEAKNIKLGAGFQDINATDKVEWKGDLDLSQQDKPFAKSPMCQRAIADGVVSDYAHLPSYFAEKVSKVVAEKGIANFQAWQDGLKYSEDANAFATDNVRVNFWDVLYWGGGASAYDWAAKGYDLIVSNPDYVYMDMPYEVDPQERGYYWATRATDTRKMFGFAPENLPQNAETSVDRDGNGFASKGTAEFDGFHGMSAQLWSETVRTDEQYEYMVFPRVLAAAERAWHRASWERDYQPGVEYSQATRYVDKASLHGDWARFANLLGQRELAKLDAAGIQYRVPVPGAKLEAGILHMNISMPGLALQYSTDAGATWQAYDANRKPAVSGDVEVRAVSADGKRFSRSVAL
- the glnS gene encoding glutamine--tRNA ligase, with the protein product MSESEARPTNFIRQIIDADLASGKHTSVHTRFPPEPNGYLHIGHAKSICLNFGIAQDYQGQCNLRFDDTNPEKEDIEYVESIKNDVNWLGFEWSGEICYSSNYFDKLYGFAIELINKGLAYVDELSPEQMREYRGTLTEAGKHSPYRDRSVEENLELFEKMKNGEVEEGKMCLRAKIDMSSPFMVMRDPVIYRVRFATHHQTGDKWCIYPMYDFTHCISDALEGITHSICTLEFMDNRRLYDWVLENITIDCQPRQYEFSRLNLEYTVMSKRKLNQLVTENLVNGWDDPRMPTISGLRRRGFTPASIREFCKRIGVTKQDNTIEMSSLESCIRDDLNENAPRAMAVLDPVKVVIENFDGDAEMLDVANHPNKPEMGSRQVPFTRELYIEREDFREEANKKYKRLVLGKEVRLRGAYVIKAERIEKDEDGNITTIFCTYDNETLGKNPADGRKVKGVIHWVSAEQGIPAEIRLYDRLFTVPNPGAADDFVSVINPESLTVMKGVVEPSLVDAEAEKAFQFERMGYFCADSKDSSKEKLVFNRTVGLRDTWAKIGD
- the fur gene encoding ferric iron uptake transcriptional regulator, whose protein sequence is MSDNNHALKQAGLKVTLPRLKILEVLQQPDCQHISAEDLYKKLIDIGEEIGLATVYRVLNQFDDAGIVTRHHFEGGKSVFELATQHHHDHLVCLDCGKVIEFSDEIIEERQKEIASSFNVRLTNHSLYLYGHCMEGNCQEDDTLHDKK
- a CDS encoding DUF4442 domain-containing protein, which produces MYRFFRPPIVKFALNLWPPFWGAGIRIVRISEDFRQVRIQLKLKWWNKNANRTQYGGSIFSLTDPVYALMLIGILGKEYYVWDKQAEIHYLKPGNTDLFADFLISEDQLGQIRAATASGDKYFPEFVVQVKNTQGEVVSQVRRVLYVRKKPQYRAICEDGEKDPLEEPRAIT
- the fldA gene encoding flavodoxin FldA, translated to MASVGLFFGSDTGNTEAVAKMIQKQLGKKLVEVKDIAKCSKEDIDNFDLLLLGIPTWYYGEAQCDWDDFFPELEQIDFSTKLVAIFGCGDQEDYAEYFCDAMGTVREIVEGRGATIVGHFSTEGFEFEASKALVDDNHFVGLCVDEDRQPELTEERVQKWVNQVYDEMCLAELDD